The DNA segment CTAATTGCTGCCAATATTGTTTATTTCCTACAGGGTACAATTCATTTTTAAAAAAAGTTGAGTTATCTATAAGTTTTAAAGAGTCAAAATAACAATTGTTATCCTTGTTTTTTAAAATAATCGTGTCCCCAGAAGAATAATTATAAAAGAAAAAGTCAACAAATTTATTCTCAATAGTTACAAATAGCTTGTCATCACTTATTACTAATTCAACATTATCCTTCCTCCATACTCCCTCTATGTTATTTTGATTACAAGAGAACAAAACAATAGTATGAATAATTAATAAAAATCTTTTCATGTTAAAATTTAATTTTGTCCACCAAATATCCACCAATCAGCTTCCTTTCTACTTTTGTATTTACCAATTTGCTTATAAATAATTTCTTTCGCCTTTTCATTAGCTGAATCAAACATTTCTTTATCTGACATTTCCATTATATTTCTTGCTTCAGGACTAAGAATTAAAGGAAGTTGTTCACTGCCTTGGAAAAATTTTACAATTGATTTTTTTAACTGTTTATACTCATTATAGTAAGCGAACATAATATGTTCCTGTTGTTCTTTAAAGTAACTTCCCCCAGCACCACCTAAAAATGCATTTATCATTCCTCCTATTGGAGTTCCATCATTAACGTTAACAAAAGCAATGCCTGAGGACATACCTTCCCATATTGTTCTCATCTCAACATTACTTTTACCTTTAGGTGAGCTGAAAAAAGGAATATTAGATGTGTTAGGAAAAACTGGTTGCATTTGTGTCGAATTTTGGAATGCATACTTTAGTAAATCTTGCGAAATATCTTGCTTATCTCTGATACCTTCAAAATATTTTGAACTTGCATATTTGATAGTTCCGACAGAATTACCATCTCTATCAAAAACATTTATGTTAATCTCAGTGTTTTTCATTCCTTCTGTTTTTTCTGCTTGAAAACTATAATCATCTAAATCAAATCCTACTAAGTCTTCCATTACAGTTTTTTGTTCATTCCTTCCACTAGCATATATTTGGTTAGTAGGGTCATCTTTTTTTGTGGAACTAGAAGGTGATAGTCCATAGACATCAGTGTACAAAACTGGATTATTATCATATGCAACATAAGGACTCATGTGAGGAAATTGAGCCATTAATGGGTCTAAACTAGTCCATCTACCCAATCTCGGGTCATACTGTCTAAACTCGGTCGTGTACTGATTTCCATCTCCACTAACTTCATCATCTTTTTCCATTCCATTAAACCCAAACCTATAGTTTTCACTGGTGTAAGACCTTCCTGGCATGGTCATACCGAACGGGTAGTAGTTTTTTACACTTAATTTTGTATAATATGTAGCTTGATTTTGCACTTAGCTTAACCAAATGTAAGAAATATTTTTGTAATCAGATTGTTAGAAGGGAACTTCTGACAGCACGAGATCTGTATTATGCCATAAAAACACCTAACCTAACCCAAAAACGTCATTGCCGCAAAGGCGGTAATCCCAAACTACAATGAGATGCCTGCTTCCGCAGGCATGACGAGTGAGATAGAAAATGTAAACACACAAACATAACCTAACAAATACCATCAACTTTGGTTATTAAACCTATCGGGTTAAGAGGATGAGATTGGACTATTATATTGTATAAACTACTACTTTACTGTTTCTTAACCTCTTCTTTCTTATCATTATCGTAAGCTTCAAACAAGTCATTTTTATTGTACAAAGCTTCATGAACATTCATACAGTGGTCGCCTATTCTTTCTGCTCTGTTTACAAAATCTATAAAAATAACTCCCGCTCTTGCAGAATACACACCACTTTCTAAACGAACAAAATGCTGGGTAAAAATTTTCTTTCTCAACTTATTAATCTTCCTTTCGGTATTAATAATTTGCTCTAAGTTAAACTTGTCTTTTTTGCCCTCTATGTGGTTTTTTACCAGCCCAATAGCTTCAGAAGTGTATTCCATTAGCTCTTTAAGTTCTTCTTTAGCATTAGGTGGCAGTTCTACGTTTTCACGTTTTAAACGTTCGTAGTTTTTGCTCATCTCATAAATAATATCAGCTATACGTTCTAAATCATTAGAAGTGCTAAGCATTCCTCTTATTTCTGTAGTATTAGCTTTGGTTAAATCGCTTTCAGAAACCTTAGTTAAGTAATCAGAAATTTCTAAATCTATACTATCGGTTATTTCCTCTCTATTTTTAATTTTCTTCAATAATTTTTCTGGATTTTTCTGCTTTTCAAAAAATAAAGAATTGATATTGCTATCCATTTTATAAACAAGCGTAGAAAACATTTCTATTTCTTTTTTAGCATTTTCTAAAGCTAAAGAAGGAGCGTTTAAAAATCCGCTTGAAATATATTTTAGTTTAAATTCTTCTGCATCATCATCTTCCGATTTAACAGATTTTTCGGCTATGCGAACCAACCACGGCACAAAAGGCAACAGCAACAATACATTGCTGGCGTTAAAAACTGTATGGAATACTGCCAATCCAAGCGATGCCGCATGAGGGTCATCAAAAGGGTTTCCATCGCCTATTTCTAATCCTATTAAATTACCTGCAAATTTTGTAGCTCCGGGAATAATATATTTTAAGAATAAAGGCATTGCCAAAATCATCCAAGAGACCCCTATTATATTAAATAGAGAGTGGATTCTTGCTGAACGCTTGGCATTTACATTAGCCACTAAAGAAGCCAATTCCGCTGTAATTGTTGTACCTATATTTTCGCCTAAAATCATGGCGGCACCTACATTAAAAGGAATTACTCCTGCCATTACCAGTGCTAAAGTAAGCGTCATTGATGCACTTGAAGACTGCATAATAACGGTAATTAATGCTCCTAATGCCACAAAAATTATAGAAGTTAAAATGCCGTAGTTAGAAAATTTAGTAAAAAATTGTACTAAAGGAGAATCTGGACCCAATTCCGGAACTGAATCTTTTAGCTCGCTTAAACCCATAAAAAGTAAGGCAAATCCTATTAAAAACTGCCCCCAAAATTTCCAATTGCCTTTATTAGAAAATAACATGGGGAAACCAATACCTATAATAGGCAGAGCAATAGTGGCTATTTTAAATTTTCCTACAATATTTACCAGCCAACCCGTAATAGTTGTACCAATATTAGCTCCCATCATTACTCCTGCCGATTCTACCAAAGTTAACAACCCGGCATTTACAAAACTAACTGTCATAACTGTGGTGGCAGAAGACGATTGCAAAAGTGCCGTAATAACAAACCCTACCAATACTCCTAAAACTCTGTTTTGAGTCATAGTACGTAGAGCTTTTCTCAT comes from the Chitinophagales bacterium genome and includes:
- a CDS encoding Na/Pi cotransporter family protein, which codes for MEIFWTILRIVGALGFFMYGMKVMSEGIQNAAGDTMRKALRTMTQNRVLGVLVGFVITALLQSSSATTVMTVSFVNAGLLTLVESAGVMMGANIGTTITGWLVNIVGKFKIATIALPIIGIGFPMLFSNKGNWKFWGQFLIGFALLFMGLSELKDSVPELGPDSPLVQFFTKFSNYGILTSIIFVALGALITVIMQSSSASMTLTLALVMAGVIPFNVGAAMILGENIGTTITAELASLVANVNAKRSARIHSLFNIIGVSWMILAMPLFLKYIIPGATKFAGNLIGLEIGDGNPFDDPHAASLGLAVFHTVFNASNVLLLLPFVPWLVRIAEKSVKSEDDDAEEFKLKYISSGFLNAPSLALENAKKEIEMFSTLVYKMDSNINSLFFEKQKNPEKLLKKIKNREEITDSIDLEISDYLTKVSESDLTKANTTEIRGMLSTSNDLERIADIIYEMSKNYERLKRENVELPPNAKEELKELMEYTSEAIGLVKNHIEGKKDKFNLEQIINTERKINKLRKKIFTQHFVRLESGVYSARAGVIFIDFVNRAERIGDHCMNVHEALYNKNDLFEAYDNDKKEEVKKQ